Proteins found in one Arthrobacter sp. U41 genomic segment:
- a CDS encoding M20 family metallo-hydrolase: MYHPASTETVERLDSGLAELAEFRDPARPGWTREVFSEPYRASRDWTADRMRQAGLEVRIDNAGNIVGRLAGRDSSAPALVTGSHTDTVDGGGRFDGIVGVLGAIEAARQLRQSGTRLSRDLLVVDFLGEESNAYGLSCLGSRSAAQELTPEDLDRTDYRGVRLGQAYADYGLDPNKLSDVPWARQRLHRFIELHIEQGPTLEKRGLPLGVVTAITGIERFIATFTGSADHAGTTSMDDRRDAMVAAAEAVLAVRAEGCGAPNHGVATSTRVESESRSPNVVPSLVRMYSEVRSVDSAWLSGVKGRLTGEIAAKAAELGVDVGFDWSTDNAVVTADAGVQDVAASAADSLGIPWMPIPSGATHDAVHMASLAPMGMIFIPSKDGKSHCPEEWSDTADIALGVSALLETIKDLDRQ; this comes from the coding sequence ATGTATCACCCCGCATCAACAGAGACGGTCGAGCGTCTTGACTCCGGGCTCGCCGAGCTCGCCGAATTCCGTGATCCGGCCCGGCCGGGATGGACCCGCGAGGTCTTCAGCGAGCCGTATCGGGCCTCACGGGACTGGACGGCTGACCGCATGAGGCAGGCCGGCCTGGAGGTCCGCATCGACAATGCCGGAAACATCGTGGGACGCCTCGCCGGGCGGGATTCCTCGGCCCCGGCGCTCGTGACCGGATCCCATACCGACACGGTCGACGGCGGCGGCCGCTTCGACGGCATCGTCGGAGTTTTGGGAGCCATCGAGGCCGCCCGCCAACTCAGGCAATCAGGCACGCGGCTCAGCCGGGATCTGCTGGTTGTCGATTTCCTCGGCGAAGAATCCAATGCCTACGGACTGAGCTGCCTGGGAAGCCGGTCCGCAGCGCAGGAACTGACGCCGGAAGACCTCGACCGGACCGATTACCGCGGAGTGCGCCTGGGGCAGGCCTACGCCGACTACGGGCTGGACCCCAACAAACTCTCCGACGTCCCGTGGGCCCGACAGCGGCTGCATCGGTTCATCGAACTCCATATCGAACAGGGCCCCACCCTTGAGAAGCGGGGCTTGCCCCTGGGGGTGGTCACCGCGATCACCGGCATTGAGCGGTTCATCGCCACCTTCACCGGGTCGGCCGACCACGCCGGTACCACCTCCATGGATGACCGCCGCGACGCGATGGTTGCGGCCGCCGAAGCCGTTCTGGCCGTTCGCGCGGAAGGGTGCGGCGCGCCGAACCATGGCGTGGCCACCTCCACCCGGGTCGAATCTGAATCCCGGTCGCCAAACGTTGTGCCGTCGCTGGTCCGCATGTACAGCGAGGTCCGAAGCGTTGATTCCGCCTGGCTGTCCGGCGTCAAGGGCCGGCTGACCGGCGAGATTGCCGCCAAGGCCGCGGAGCTCGGCGTCGACGTCGGGTTTGACTGGTCCACCGACAATGCCGTCGTCACCGCGGACGCCGGGGTTCAGGACGTGGCCGCTTCCGCCGCTGATTCGTTGGGAATCCCCTGGATGCCGATCCCCAGCGGGGCAACGCACGACGCGGTCCACATGGCCTCGCTCGCACCGATGGGAATGATTTTCATTCCTTCCAAAGACGGCAAAAGCCACTGTCCCGAGGAGTGGAGCGACACCGCTGACATCGCCCTCGGAGTCAGCGCCCTGCTGGAGACCATCAAGGACCTTGACCGCCAATAG
- a CDS encoding SDR family NAD(P)-dependent oxidoreductase, whose amino-acid sequence MTARTIVITGASDGIGASAARTLGRQGERVVVVGRSAEKTARVAREIGADYFVSDFAELAQVRQLAAQLREKYPRIDVLANNAGGIMGRRELTVDGHEKTFQINHLAPFLLTTELMDVLTASNATVINTSSAANSFYGKLDLNDLDTAGKYSANLAYGNAKLENILFTAELNNRFQAAGISTAAFHPGVVATNFAADTTSPFRFIYRSFLNRFMLSPDQGADTLVWLATATPGQDWISGAYYAKRALAKANKQAYDPELARELWERSAALVGADLGELDHRP is encoded by the coding sequence ATGACCGCACGGACCATCGTCATCACCGGCGCCAGCGACGGCATCGGCGCCTCCGCCGCCCGGACCCTGGGCAGGCAGGGGGAGCGGGTCGTCGTCGTCGGGCGTTCCGCGGAGAAGACCGCCCGGGTCGCCCGGGAGATCGGCGCGGACTACTTCGTCAGCGACTTCGCGGAGCTGGCACAGGTGCGTCAACTCGCCGCGCAGCTGCGGGAGAAGTACCCGCGGATCGACGTCCTGGCCAACAACGCCGGCGGCATCATGGGCCGGCGGGAACTCACCGTGGACGGGCACGAGAAGACCTTCCAGATCAACCACCTGGCCCCGTTCCTGCTCACCACCGAGCTGATGGACGTGCTCACCGCCAGCAACGCCACCGTCATCAACACCTCCAGCGCGGCGAACTCGTTCTACGGCAAACTGGACCTCAACGACCTCGACACGGCCGGCAAGTACTCCGCCAACCTTGCCTACGGCAACGCCAAGCTGGAGAACATCCTCTTCACCGCGGAGCTGAACAACCGCTTCCAGGCGGCCGGCATCTCCACCGCAGCGTTCCATCCCGGGGTCGTGGCCACCAACTTCGCCGCTGACACCACCAGCCCGTTCCGGTTCATCTACCGGAGTTTCCTGAACAGGTTCATGCTCAGCCCCGACCAGGGCGCGGACACGCTCGTCTGGCTCGCCACGGCTACGCCGGGACAGGACTGGATCTCCGGCGCGTACTACGCCAAGCGGGCGCTGGCCAAGGCCAACAAGCAGGCCTACGACCCGGAACTCGCGCGGGAGCTGTGGGAGCGCAGCGCGGCCCTGGTGGGCGCTGACCTCGGCGAGCTCGACCACCGGCCGTAG
- a CDS encoding LacI family DNA-binding transcriptional regulator → MSEQPESGRTRPVTLATVARHAQVHISTVSRALSDDPTGVGPETVKRVRELASAIGYRRDVRAAGLRTGSSRLIGVLVPRLTDLALATIYDSIDIAASAAGYGTVVANTLDDPGHRRIRIDAMLSRGIDGMIIGDSHLGDTAAQELQSRGIPYVLVMRRLEGHLSVTTDDYRGGQLAAEHLLKLGHRRVGIVAGDQLASTGRERTLGFRRAFEAAGYPVGERYVIGSEFTTPAGLRAGETLMGLPEPPTAIFAVDDLIALGVMGAIREAGKQLGSEVALVGYNDLDLAATLPVPLTSVSSDLSLMGRLSFEALTSRINGKPTDSVMLEPVLIPRASTLGGQDRQVLEPHGQPGAVVVR, encoded by the coding sequence ATGTCAGAGCAGCCCGAATCGGGGCGGACTCGCCCGGTGACACTCGCCACCGTGGCGCGCCACGCACAGGTGCACATTTCCACTGTTTCGCGCGCCCTCAGCGATGACCCGACTGGGGTCGGGCCCGAAACGGTCAAAAGGGTGCGCGAGCTGGCGTCGGCCATCGGCTACCGGCGGGATGTCCGCGCGGCCGGGCTGCGCACGGGCAGCTCGCGCCTCATCGGGGTGCTGGTGCCCCGCCTCACCGACCTTGCCCTCGCCACCATCTACGACAGCATCGATATCGCTGCCAGTGCCGCCGGCTACGGAACCGTGGTGGCCAATACCCTGGATGACCCCGGGCACCGCAGGATCCGCATTGACGCCATGCTGTCCAGAGGGATCGACGGCATGATTATCGGCGACTCCCACCTCGGTGACACCGCCGCTCAGGAACTGCAGAGCCGCGGCATCCCTTACGTGCTCGTCATGCGCAGGCTTGAGGGGCATCTCTCGGTGACGACCGATGACTACCGCGGCGGGCAACTCGCGGCCGAACACCTCCTGAAGCTGGGCCACCGGCGGGTCGGAATCGTCGCGGGAGATCAGCTCGCGAGCACCGGCAGGGAACGGACGCTGGGCTTCCGCAGGGCCTTTGAGGCCGCAGGCTACCCGGTAGGAGAGCGCTACGTCATCGGATCGGAGTTCACCACTCCCGCCGGCCTGCGCGCAGGGGAGACGCTGATGGGCCTTCCCGAACCGCCGACGGCCATCTTTGCCGTGGACGACCTGATTGCCCTGGGCGTTATGGGCGCCATCCGTGAGGCCGGCAAGCAGCTGGGATCCGAGGTCGCCCTGGTGGGATACAACGACCTGGATCTCGCGGCGACACTGCCCGTGCCGCTCACTTCGGTCAGTTCGGATCTCAGCCTGATGGGCCGGCTGAGTTTCGAGGCCCTCACCAGCAGGATCAACGGCAAGCCCACTGACTCCGTCATGCTGGAACCGGTGCTGATCCCGCGGGCATCGACGCTCGGCGGCCAGGATCGCCAGGTCCTGGAACCGCACGGCCAACCCGGGGCCGTTGTGGTTCGGTAG